DNA from Streptomyces sp. NBC_01476:
TCTACAGCCGCTCGGCGCCCGCCGCGGTCCGGGTCGGCTTCGGCTCCGCGGAGTTCGACGCGTCCGGCCGCTACCTGGAGATCGACCTGCCGGACGCCGGACCCGGTCTCACCGTCGGCAGCCTCTACCTGCCCTCCGGCGAGGCCGGCACCGAGCGGCAGGACGAGAAGCTGCGCTTCATGGACGCCTTCGGCGACCACCTCGGCGACCTGCACGCCAAGGCCGCGGCCGGCGGCACCCACGCACTGGTCTGCGGTGACTGGAACATCGCCCACCGGGAGGCCGACCTGAAGAACTGGCGGTCCAACCAGAAAGCGGCGGGCTTCCTGCCCGAGGAGCGCGCCTGGCTGAGCGGTGTCCTCACCGCGTGGACCGACGTCGTCCGCCACCTGCACCCCGACACCACCGGCCCGTACTCGTGGTGGTCCTACCGCGGCAAGGCCTTCGACAACGACGCCGGCTGGCGGATCGACTACCAGGTCGCCACCCCGGGCCTGGCCCGTACCGCCACCGCGGCCGTGGTCGAACGCGCCGCCTCCTACGACCTGCGCTGGTCCGACCACGCCCCGGTGACGGTCAGCTACGACCTCTGACCGGCGGCCCGCGGCCGGCCGTCCGCCCGGGTCGCGCGACGGGTTCCTGCGGCACGGGCCCCGCGCCGGGCGGGCGGGAGAACCCCGTGGTCCGCGGGCCGGGCCCGATGGCATGCTGAGCCGGTGAACCGACCGCACATCACCGTACGGGTCCCTGCCGGCCTGCGGCTCTTCCTCCCCGCCGACCGGCGCGGCGAGTCCACCGACGTGGCCACCGACGGTTCCTCCTCGCTCGGCCACGTCGTCGAGTCCCTGGGCATCCCGCTCACCGAAGTAGGCGGGCTCGCCGTCGACGGACGGGAGGTGCCGCGCTCGTACGTCCCCGCCGACGGCGCCGATGTGACGGTCGACGCCGTCGTCCGCCCCCAACGCGTGCCCGGCGCCCCGCTGCGCTTCCTGCTCGACGTCCATCTGGGCACGCTGGCCCGCCGGTTGCGCCTGCTCGGTGTCGACACCGCCTACGAGAACGAGGACATCGGCGACCCAGCGCTCGCCGCGATGTCCGCCGCGGAGCGCCGGGTGCTGCTCTCCCGCGACCGCGGCCTGCTGCGCCGCCGGGAGCTGTGGGCCGGCGGCTATGTCTACAGTGACCGCCCGGCCGAGCAACTGCCCGACGTGCTCTCCCGTTTCGCGCCCGACCTCGCCCCCTGGACCCGCTGCGTCGCCTGCAACGGCCCGCTCACCCCCGCCGACAAGGACACCGTCCGCGCCCAACTGGAGGACGGCACCCGGAAGTCCTACGACGTCTTCGCCCAGTGCGCGTCCTGTGGCCGCGCCTACTGGAAGGGCGCGCACCACGCCCAGTTGGCGGCGCTGGTGGACGAGGCGATGCGCGCGTTCGGACCGCGGGCGGTACGGGGGCGGGGAGCGTAACGCGCTGCCCCGGCCCCTGGTGGGCACAACGCCCCCCGCCCCCGGCGGGCGTCACCCCTCCGCGAGCCCTGCCCGTACCGATGCCAGCGCCGCCGCCGCGTCCGGGAAGCCGGCCTGCTCGCAGCGGGTGATCGCCGCGTTGAGCCGGGCCGTCGCGGCCGGCAGCGATCCGAGGGCGTTGGCCTCGATGAGGGCGGCGATGCGGACCGCTTCCGCGCGGGGTTCCTCGCCGGCGTGACCGCCGGCTTCATAGGCGGCGATGGCCCGCTCCATCTCGGCCAGGCCCTCGTCGTACGCGTTGGCGGTGACGTAACTGCGGCCGCGCTGGTAATGGGTGGCGCCGGTCTGG
Protein-coding regions in this window:
- a CDS encoding exodeoxyribonuclease III, yielding MPFTVTTVNVNGLRAAARKGFPAWLAATSADVVCLQEVRAEPDQLPPELRDPAGWHAYHAPAAAKGRAGVSVYSRSAPAAVRVGFGSAEFDASGRYLEIDLPDAGPGLTVGSLYLPSGEAGTERQDEKLRFMDAFGDHLGDLHAKAAAGGTHALVCGDWNIAHREADLKNWRSNQKAAGFLPEERAWLSGVLTAWTDVVRHLHPDTTGPYSWWSYRGKAFDNDAGWRIDYQVATPGLARTATAAVVERAASYDLRWSDHAPVTVSYDL
- a CDS encoding Mut7-C RNAse domain-containing protein, producing the protein MNRPHITVRVPAGLRLFLPADRRGESTDVATDGSSSLGHVVESLGIPLTEVGGLAVDGREVPRSYVPADGADVTVDAVVRPQRVPGAPLRFLLDVHLGTLARRLRLLGVDTAYENEDIGDPALAAMSAAERRVLLSRDRGLLRRRELWAGGYVYSDRPAEQLPDVLSRFAPDLAPWTRCVACNGPLTPADKDTVRAQLEDGTRKSYDVFAQCASCGRAYWKGAHHAQLAALVDEAMRAFGPRAVRGRGA